A section of the Candidatus Paceibacterota bacterium genome encodes:
- a CDS encoding GNAT family N-acetyltransferase, which produces MRLRLLVVSDAELTLNWRLSPRARLLHVGAQKISEQEEWIQSRPENELNFIIETTNGEPCGMISLVKIDLVNLLAEPARFLVDKNFSNQPIAVEATLILYKVAFEMLGLQKLHGRIAGSNERMLAWQQYYGMVIEGRLDQQMEESSDHEDSYLVSLIREDYLSITIPRMENFLKNYAASSRESRDGEI; this is translated from the coding sequence GTGAGGCTCAGACTCCTAGTGGTCTCCGATGCTGAGCTCACCCTTAATTGGAGACTCTCTCCCCGTGCACGGCTACTCCACGTTGGAGCCCAAAAGATCAGTGAGCAAGAAGAGTGGATCCAATCTCGGCCTGAAAATGAATTGAATTTCATCATCGAGACAACCAATGGTGAACCTTGCGGGATGATCTCACTCGTGAAGATTGATTTAGTGAACCTACTTGCAGAGCCCGCCCGGTTTCTCGTTGATAAAAACTTTAGCAATCAACCAATCGCCGTTGAGGCAACGTTGATTCTATACAAAGTAGCTTTTGAGATGTTGGGGTTGCAGAAACTTCACGGACGGATCGCGGGATCCAATGAACGTATGCTCGCGTGGCAACAGTATTACGGGATGGTTATCGAGGGCCGTCTAGATCAACAAATGGAGGAGTCTTCGGACCACGAAGACTCCTACCTTGTTTCACTGATCCGCGAAGACTACCTTTCAATTACAATTCCAAGAATGGAAAACTTTCTCAAAAATTACGCCGCGAGCAGTCGGGAAT
- a CDS encoding SDR family oxidoreductase, with amino-acid sequence MIFFIGANAALTERLLRHFEKEEVVLVGRQRPASLTGEFSGRDIGFIDTNYHDAPSVAAQISSNKDIVLVFVGIGTEPTLLKDISHEQLTADLESNLEFPTLLIKDVLLTMIQQNFGRVIFIGSKESSRGVAGGSIYAMIKSAQVGLSRTIAVEYAKFGITSNVLQLGLLDFGYSQNLPQKNMDALKLRIPTAASLDPKDIASVIKTLVGAPSVNGTVIDIDQSVR; translated from the coding sequence ATGATTTTCTTCATTGGTGCCAACGCCGCTTTAACCGAGCGCTTGCTCCGACACTTTGAGAAAGAAGAAGTAGTTCTGGTTGGACGACAACGCCCGGCCAGCCTTACGGGTGAATTCAGTGGACGAGATATCGGTTTCATCGACACCAATTATCACGATGCGCCATCTGTCGCAGCGCAGATAAGTTCGAATAAAGACATCGTCCTTGTCTTTGTCGGAATAGGTACCGAGCCGACGTTGCTCAAAGATATCTCGCATGAACAGTTAACTGCTGACCTTGAATCTAATCTTGAATTTCCAACTCTGCTTATCAAGGACGTTCTGCTAACAATGATCCAACAAAACTTTGGACGGGTCATCTTTATTGGATCAAAGGAGAGTTCGAGAGGCGTTGCTGGCGGGTCCATCTACGCAATGATTAAGTCTGCGCAGGTTGGGTTAAGCAGGACTATTGCCGTCGAGTATGCGAAATTCGGTATCACATCGAACGTACTGCAGCTTGGGCTGTTGGATTTCGGGTACAGCCAGAATCTTCCGCAGAAGAATATGGACGCACTCAAATTGCGCATACCGACCGCTGCAAGTTTGGATCCCAAAGATATTGCCTCAGTTATTAAAACTCTAGTAGGTGCACCCTCAGTAAATGGAACTGTCATCGATATCGATCAAAGTGTTCGATGA
- a CDS encoding 3-oxoacyl-[acyl-carrier-protein] synthase III C-terminal domain-containing protein, whose protein sequence is MSFSIQEIDYALGENRISVEALCREVGRDYSKLVSRSGFINVHHTSLGSSEFFSNFLKEKLVLLKGDFVIFVNQSILEFIPGSSATVFKDVSESSAVNIIEVSDGCSGFARAIIMADALVSAHSAPRVHIVCAEKYSDYFTKSDSSVSPIFSDAISLCTIVPGDEFKIVKHQTRNDFSQSEKISIQGSELADLKLEMEGSSVLAWSLSYSAEMVPSLLAEAGLRVDEIDEWFLHQGSRIVVEMIGERLGIEGKELFTASEIGNTVSSSIPIALKERLKCISDGALGRNILLHAFGVGLSMTSVLLEAKG, encoded by the coding sequence GTGAGTTTCAGTATCCAAGAAATTGACTATGCGCTGGGGGAAAATCGCATTTCTGTAGAGGCACTCTGCAGGGAGGTTGGTAGAGATTACTCAAAGTTGGTCTCCCGCTCAGGTTTCATAAATGTTCATCACACGTCACTAGGGAGTAGTGAATTCTTCTCCAACTTCCTCAAAGAGAAATTAGTTCTTCTCAAAGGCGATTTCGTTATTTTCGTGAATCAGTCCATCCTTGAATTTATCCCGGGAAGTTCGGCCACAGTTTTCAAGGATGTTTCGGAATCAAGTGCCGTGAATATCATCGAAGTATCGGACGGTTGCAGTGGATTCGCACGCGCGATTATTATGGCCGATGCGCTAGTAAGTGCGCATAGTGCACCTAGGGTGCATATAGTCTGTGCTGAGAAGTACTCGGACTATTTCACCAAGAGCGATTCAAGTGTTTCGCCAATTTTCTCGGATGCCATTTCGCTCTGCACAATCGTTCCTGGAGATGAATTCAAGATTGTTAAACACCAAACTCGGAATGATTTCTCCCAGTCGGAGAAGATTTCTATACAAGGATCCGAACTTGCCGATCTCAAACTTGAGATGGAGGGTTCCTCGGTCCTTGCTTGGTCCCTTTCATACTCTGCAGAAATGGTGCCCTCCCTCCTTGCTGAGGCTGGGTTACGAGTCGATGAGATAGACGAATGGTTTCTCCATCAAGGAAGTAGAATCGTCGTAGAAATGATTGGTGAGCGCTTAGGTATCGAGGGCAAAGAACTCTTCACTGCCTCGGAAATCGGAAATACAGTCTCTTCCAGCATCCCAATTGCCCTCAAAGAGAGATTGAAATGTATTTCAGATGGGGCATTGGGGAGGAATATTCTCCTTCACGCCTTCGGGGTCGGATTGAGCATGACATCGGTTTTATTGGAGGCGAAAGGATGA
- a CDS encoding methyltransferase — MTTTSRFLRALGAENLLPFSDELRTSGEGVFQPTATTSFLLKEAKRRIAPGMRVLDLGCGWGIIGLELALDPNREVSVCLSDQSREAVEAAKYNASILHLGEIAVNGSLFEPWVDEVFDLIVCDVSGISDQIPMLDTWFEGVPCETGADGLALVKVIIENAKSHLRDSNSSVLIPLISLSDTAAGLRLMRANFSRVTLLSENQWSLRIPKVDDQVEMESLKEKNLVSFTSNGESFQFTTQIYELRP, encoded by the coding sequence TTGACGACGACAAGTCGATTTCTCCGTGCACTTGGTGCCGAGAATCTTCTTCCGTTCAGTGACGAGTTACGTACATCAGGTGAAGGAGTATTCCAACCGACAGCCACCACTTCCTTTCTACTCAAGGAAGCGAAGAGAAGAATTGCGCCAGGAATGAGGGTCCTTGACCTCGGATGCGGGTGGGGAATTATCGGCCTTGAATTGGCTCTCGATCCAAATAGGGAGGTGAGTGTCTGTCTTTCAGATCAATCCAGAGAAGCGGTTGAGGCTGCAAAATACAACGCTTCCATCCTGCACCTGGGTGAAATAGCAGTAAATGGATCGCTTTTCGAGCCCTGGGTAGATGAAGTTTTTGACCTCATTGTCTGCGATGTCTCTGGAATTTCGGATCAAATCCCTATGCTCGACACCTGGTTTGAAGGCGTCCCATGTGAGACGGGAGCAGACGGTTTGGCGCTGGTGAAGGTCATAATTGAAAATGCAAAATCACACCTGCGAGACTCCAATTCTTCCGTACTTATTCCTTTGATTTCACTCAGCGATACCGCCGCTGGGCTTCGTCTGATGCGAGCCAACTTCTCGCGCGTCACACTCCTTAGTGAGAATCAATGGTCGTTGAGAATTCCGAAGGTAGACGATCAAGTTGAGATGGAATCCTTAAAAGAGAAGAACTTGGTGAGTTTCACCTCCAACGGAGAATCCTTTCAATTCACAACGCAGATATATGAGTTACGACCCTGA
- a CDS encoding FdtA/QdtA family cupin domain-containing protein: MTKNSTNGRSLGSLLTFKTSLDDRGDLTVIEFLADLPFMPKRFYSVYNVPATSVRGDHAHRTCQQVLVALAGSVLVTLKDGLHEEEYLLDSPRQGLHIPALVWGIQHGNTSNAVLGVFASEPYDANEYIRDYEELLGLRGHQLSAGGRS, from the coding sequence ATGACTAAGAACTCCACAAATGGCCGTTCTCTTGGCTCACTTTTAACTTTCAAAACTTCACTTGATGACCGCGGAGATCTTACGGTTATCGAGTTCCTTGCGGACCTTCCATTTATGCCCAAACGCTTCTACTCCGTGTATAACGTGCCCGCAACGAGTGTGCGCGGCGATCACGCCCACAGAACATGCCAGCAAGTCCTTGTCGCATTAGCGGGAAGTGTGCTCGTCACACTTAAAGACGGGCTGCACGAAGAGGAGTACCTTCTGGATTCACCGAGACAGGGTTTGCATATTCCTGCATTGGTCTGGGGAATCCAACATGGCAATACTTCAAATGCGGTTCTAGGGGTCTTCGCTTCCGAACCTTATGATGCGAATGAATACATTAGAGATTACGAAGAACTACTTGGACTTCGCGGGCACCAACTCAGCGCTGGCGGACGATCTTGA